The genomic segment TCTTCGGCCGCGCCGTCGCCACCGGCCACCTCGTCTTCGCCCTCCGCGCCTTATGATGTCCTCCTCGATCTGCGGAGGTTCGAAGATGCGCGTCTGGCTCCCCGTCCTGCTCGCCCTCGCGTTCGCGGGCTGCGCCACCGTCGGGCTCGAAACGACGATCGGCGACGAAGGGCTGCCGCCCGCGGCCGGCCCGGCCGCGCCGACGCTCGAACGCTTCGACGGGCTGATGAGCCGGATCCTCGAGCAGACCGAGGCGCCGGGCGCGGAGCTCGCCCTCGTGAAGGACGGGCGGCTCGTCTTCGCCCGCGGCTACGGCCACGCCGACGTCGGCGCCGAGCGCCCGATGCGCCCCGACACGCCGATCGCCCTCGCCAACATCTCCAAGACGATCACCGCCCTGACCGTCCTGCGCCTCTGCGACGAGGGGAAGCTCTCGCTCGACGAGAGCGCCTTCGCGCGGATCAAGATCGTCCCCGCCGGCGGCGCGCCGGCCGATCCCCGCCTCGCCGCGATCACCGTGCGGGAGCTGCTGCAGCACACCGCGGGATGGGACACGGCGAAGAGCGGCGACCCGCTGCGTTTCCGCCGCCGCGTGAGCCGCACGCTGCGCGCCGAGCCGATCAGCGCCGAGCGGCTGATCCGCTACATGATGGGGCGCAAGCTCGACTTCGACCCCGGAACGCGCGCCGTCTACTCCAACTTCGGCTACGTCGTCCTCGGCCGCTTGATCGAGGAGGCGACCGGGCTGTCGTACGAAGAGGCGGTGCGGCTGACGACGCTGAAGCCGCTCGGCGCGGAGCGGCTGCGCCTCGCCCCCGCCCCGCCCGCCTACCTTCCCGGCGAGGCGCGCCGCTACGGGCCGCGCGCGGAGAAGGAACTCCCCGGCGGGCTCGTTCCCGCCGCGGCCGCGGCCGGAGGCTGGGTCGGCTCGGCGGTGGACGTCGCGCGCCTGCTCGCCGCGCTGGAGCGGCCGGACTCGACGTTCCTCTCCGCCGCGACGCGCCGCGAGATGCTGGCCGCGCCGACGACGCCGGCCGGCGCGCGCAAGCACGCCGTCGCCTTCGGCCTCGGCTGGGACCGCGCCGCGGAGGACGAGAGCGGCGCGACCTACGCCAAGGAAGGGGCGCTTCCCGGCGTCCAGGCGTGGGTCGAGCGGCTCAAGG from the bacterium genome contains:
- a CDS encoding beta-lactamase family protein: MRVWLPVLLALAFAGCATVGLETTIGDEGLPPAAGPAAPTLERFDGLMSRILEQTEAPGAELALVKDGRLVFARGYGHADVGAERPMRPDTPIALANISKTITALTVLRLCDEGKLSLDESAFARIKIVPAGGAPADPRLAAITVRELLQHTAGWDTAKSGDPLRFRRRVSRTLRAEPISAERLIRYMMGRKLDFDPGTRAVYSNFGYVVLGRLIEEATGLSYEEAVRLTTLKPLGAERLRLAPAPPAYLPGEARRYGPRAEKELPGGLVPAAAAAGGWVGSAVDVARLLAALERPDSTFLSAATRREMLAAPTTPAGARKHAVAFGLGWDRAAEDESGATYAKEGALPGVQAWVERLKGGVTVVALFNGHGTGKLDPRARAMSEIPSAVLATEDWPPTDLFPRFE